From a single Cyclobacterium marinum DSM 745 genomic region:
- a CDS encoding Gfo/Idh/MocA family protein, translating to MNLKSRRNALKSLALGSGLALMNPYHLLASEKKRKLGVALVGLGYYSTDLLAPALQQTEHCYLAGIVTGTPSKAVAWKEKYQIPENNIYNYENFDSIADNPEIDVVYVVLPPSMHEEYVVRASNAGKHVWCEKPMAVTSKECQNMINSCKKNNVQLTIGYRLHHEPNTQEYRSIIKNEKLGNVKYVNCEAGYRENRTDHWKQKKEMGGGVIYDMGVYAIQGARLGTNMEPIAVHSAKAISTRPEIYKNGLADEVTAKLEFPGGVFADIRTTFTESTNFMIVECEKGDINLKPYSSYGGAKGESPLGKINHSYEVPWQQTKQMDDDALAILSNKAPMVPGEEGLRDIKIVEAILESAEKGKRVKI from the coding sequence ATGAATTTGAAATCCAGAAGAAACGCCCTTAAATCACTTGCATTAGGAAGTGGTTTAGCCTTGATGAATCCTTACCATCTGCTGGCTTCCGAAAAGAAAAGAAAACTCGGCGTGGCACTTGTCGGCCTAGGCTACTATAGCACTGACTTATTGGCTCCTGCTTTACAGCAGACAGAACATTGTTATTTGGCAGGGATTGTCACAGGGACACCTTCAAAGGCTGTCGCCTGGAAAGAAAAATACCAGATACCCGAAAACAACATATACAATTATGAAAATTTTGATTCTATAGCCGACAACCCAGAAATAGACGTTGTTTATGTGGTGTTACCACCATCTATGCATGAGGAATATGTGGTGAGGGCCAGCAATGCCGGCAAACATGTTTGGTGCGAGAAACCAATGGCGGTAACAAGCAAAGAATGCCAAAACATGATCAATTCTTGTAAAAAGAATAATGTACAACTAACCATTGGCTATCGCTTGCATCACGAACCAAATACACAAGAGTATCGCTCAATTATAAAAAATGAGAAGCTTGGTAATGTAAAATATGTCAACTGCGAAGCAGGCTACAGAGAAAACCGGACCGATCATTGGAAACAGAAAAAAGAAATGGGTGGGGGCGTAATTTATGACATGGGCGTATATGCTATTCAAGGTGCACGATTGGGCACAAATATGGAGCCCATAGCTGTACATTCAGCCAAAGCAATCTCTACCAGACCGGAAATCTATAAAAACGGGCTAGCTGACGAGGTTACAGCAAAATTAGAGTTTCCCGGTGGAGTATTTGCTGACATCCGAACTACATTTACCGAAAGTACCAATTTTATGATAGTGGAATGTGAAAAAGGAGATATCAACTTGAAACCCTACTCTAGTTACGGGGGAGCTAAAGGAGAGAGTCCATTGGGTAAAATTAATCATAGTTATGAGGTCCCTTGGCAGCAAACCAAACAAATGGATGATGACGCCCTGGCTATTCTATCAAACAAGGCTCCTATGGTGCCCGGTGAAGAAGGGCTTCGCGATATCAAAATAGTAGAGGCCATTTTGGAATCCGCGGAAAAGGGAAAGCGGGTCAAAATATAG
- the galE gene encoding UDP-glucose 4-epimerase GalE, translated as MENILITGGAGYIGSHTAVALLEAGYQPIIIDDFSNSEKSALEGLKKITGQDIACYEGDCNDAALMERIFTENKLSGVIHFAAFKAVGESSMLPLKYYHNNISSLVVLLETMNKHNVENLVFSSSCTVYGQPDKLPVKESTPRKKAESPYGNTKKICEDILVDQVNSKVALSAIALRYFNPIGAHTSSEIGELPLGVPSNLVPFVTQTGVGIREELTVFGDDYDTPDGTCVRDYIHVMDLAEAHVKAISHLKEKKAPFYDIFNVGTGNGNTVMDVIKAFEKVSGKPLNYKIGPRRPGDVVKVWADTAKINDELNWKARFNLEEALRDSWNWQLALSKKQ; from the coding sequence ATGGAAAATATTTTAATAACTGGTGGGGCCGGATATATAGGTTCCCATACGGCGGTGGCTCTTTTGGAAGCCGGCTACCAGCCCATCATCATCGATGATTTTTCAAACTCAGAAAAAAGTGCTTTAGAGGGATTAAAAAAAATCACGGGTCAGGACATCGCTTGCTACGAAGGAGACTGCAATGATGCGGCATTAATGGAGCGCATTTTCACTGAAAACAAACTTTCAGGTGTGATACATTTTGCTGCCTTCAAGGCTGTAGGTGAGAGCTCAATGCTTCCTTTAAAATATTATCACAACAACATCAGTAGTTTGGTGGTATTATTAGAAACCATGAATAAACACAATGTAGAGAACCTCGTTTTCTCTTCATCTTGTACGGTATATGGTCAGCCCGACAAACTTCCGGTCAAGGAATCTACACCAAGAAAAAAAGCGGAAAGCCCTTATGGAAACACCAAAAAAATCTGTGAAGACATTTTGGTAGATCAAGTAAATAGTAAGGTTGCCTTATCGGCAATTGCCCTGAGGTATTTCAACCCGATTGGGGCGCATACTTCTTCAGAAATAGGTGAATTACCTTTAGGTGTACCATCCAATCTTGTTCCTTTTGTAACCCAAACAGGTGTAGGGATAAGAGAAGAATTGACTGTTTTTGGAGATGATTATGACACGCCTGACGGTACTTGTGTTAGGGATTATATTCATGTGATGGATTTGGCAGAAGCTCATGTAAAAGCCATTTCACACCTCAAAGAAAAAAAGGCACCATTCTATGACATTTTCAATGTGGGAACCGGTAATGGGAACACAGTAATGGATGTTATCAAGGCCTTTGAAAAAGTAAGCGGTAAACCGCTAAACTATAAAATCGGACCCAGAAGACCTGGGGACGTGGTAAAAGTTTGGGCTGATACAGCAAAGATCAACGATGAATTAAACTGGAAAGCCCGATTCAATTTAGAGGAAGCGCTAAGAGACAGCTGGAACTGGCAATTGGCTCTTTCTAAAAAACAATAG
- the hpf gene encoding ribosome hibernation-promoting factor, HPF/YfiA family has protein sequence MKLQMHSIHFVADQKLIDFIQRKADKLDTYFDQIIDGEVFMRLDKNDKSENKIVEIKLNVPGKQFFAKSQNDSFEAAADDSIEALRRQIKKHKEKLVLAKQ, from the coding sequence ATGAAATTACAAATGCATTCAATTCATTTCGTCGCTGATCAGAAATTGATCGATTTTATCCAAAGAAAAGCGGATAAACTTGACACCTATTTTGATCAAATCATAGATGGAGAAGTGTTTATGAGGTTGGATAAAAATGATAAAAGTGAAAATAAAATCGTTGAAATCAAACTGAATGTACCCGGTAAACAATTTTTTGCTAAAAGTCAAAACGACTCTTTTGAAGCAGCTGCCGACGACTCAATAGAAGCCCTTCGAAGACAAATTAAAAAGCACAAGGAAAAGCTTGTTCTGGCCAAACAATAA
- a CDS encoding ArnT family glycosyltransferase: MNKTPEWINSYGFPMVAFLVLVGPFALDFHLHYPDEMYYTDAAIRMMQNGDFLTTYLGNGELRFKKPILTYWFVLAGFKTLGVAAYSSRILFLICGAGIIPLVYHIAKIIGKTPKLPTWSAWIIATHPIIIFSSTRSIPDILLAFFMTLAALGVTGLLKYGNNSPKKYLWFFYLGLAFAFETKGLPAAALGLVAIAYMLFNPWNRIKITKLLYLPAIFIGLFIALFWFVAMYLKFGPVYLDSFIEDQVGMRVGNRLLMIGKHFVFAVLLMVLLFIPWVGLRLKGIVSGFKATFIQDKAIYGFAILWIFSIIGMTAMVSTFYERYLLPVTPMASILLAGILIAQDPPSNKGMKIWVRIFLAINWLILAVALFAHIGLGGPYWIYFQWLIAIILSIYLWRKSSKLTTLPHTLGLPLLMLFLSISIVTHPLSIPNQGRQVQSYFTNQPIPKNSNIAFLGNLHYASKIRIGLGPEYRMKTFASIDEVPDDYAYIICDEPNLKKLEGRFQKSKIISVNWDPKYIKEMIMAIINGNTTEEKIKWGKKYYWIDRSPL; encoded by the coding sequence ATGAATAAAACTCCCGAATGGATTAATTCCTACGGCTTTCCCATGGTTGCCTTTCTGGTTTTGGTTGGCCCATTCGCTTTAGATTTTCACCTGCACTATCCGGATGAGATGTATTATACAGATGCTGCCATACGTATGATGCAAAATGGAGACTTTCTTACGACCTACCTTGGAAATGGCGAATTACGGTTTAAGAAACCCATTTTAACCTACTGGTTCGTTCTTGCCGGTTTCAAAACGCTAGGTGTTGCCGCCTATTCTTCAAGAATACTGTTTTTAATATGCGGGGCCGGCATCATCCCTTTGGTGTACCATATTGCAAAAATAATTGGTAAAACCCCCAAACTCCCTACTTGGTCTGCATGGATCATTGCCACGCATCCTATAATCATTTTTAGTAGTACCCGGTCTATTCCTGATATTTTGCTGGCCTTTTTCATGACACTAGCAGCCTTAGGAGTTACCGGATTATTGAAATATGGTAACAATAGTCCCAAGAAATACCTTTGGTTTTTTTACTTAGGATTGGCTTTTGCCTTTGAAACCAAAGGATTACCGGCAGCAGCCCTAGGACTTGTAGCCATTGCTTATATGCTATTTAATCCATGGAACCGTATTAAAATAACCAAATTATTGTACCTCCCTGCCATTTTCATCGGCTTATTTATTGCCTTATTTTGGTTTGTTGCCATGTATTTAAAATTTGGCCCTGTTTACCTCGATTCATTTATTGAAGATCAGGTGGGCATGCGTGTTGGGAATAGGCTATTAATGATTGGTAAACATTTTGTCTTTGCAGTCCTTTTAATGGTACTTCTATTTATTCCTTGGGTGGGCTTGCGACTAAAAGGAATCGTATCCGGATTCAAAGCCACTTTTATTCAAGACAAAGCAATTTATGGCTTTGCAATATTATGGATATTTTCCATTATTGGCATGACGGCCATGGTATCCACCTTTTACGAACGCTATCTGCTTCCCGTAACCCCTATGGCTTCCATTTTATTGGCGGGAATATTGATCGCACAAGACCCACCGTCAAATAAGGGAATGAAAATATGGGTCAGAATATTTTTGGCCATTAATTGGCTGATATTGGCAGTAGCACTTTTTGCCCATATAGGTTTGGGAGGCCCTTATTGGATTTATTTTCAATGGCTTATTGCGATTATTTTAAGTATTTATTTATGGAGGAAATCAAGTAAGCTTACCACCCTCCCACACACACTGGGACTGCCCCTATTAATGCTATTTTTATCGATTTCCATTGTTACTCACCCCTTGTCTATCCCAAATCAAGGTAGGCAGGTTCAGTCCTATTTTACCAACCAACCAATCCCTAAAAACAGCAATATTGCCTTTTTGGGGAACCTTCATTATGCCAGTAAAATAAGAATTGGATTAGGACCGGAATATAGGATGAAGACATTTGCTTCCATAGATGAGGTTCCTGATGATTATGCCTACATCATCTGTGACGAACCCAACCTTAAAAAGCTGGAAGGCAGGTTTCAGAAAAGCAAAATAATTAGTGTAAACTGGGACCCAAAATATATCAAAGAAATGATTATGGCTATCATTAATGGCAACACAACTGAAGAAAAAATAAAATGGGGGAAAAAGTATTACTGGATAGATCGATCTCCTCTATAA
- a CDS encoding tyrosine-type recombinase/integrase, producing MLFSFISYLEHEKRVSRHTSLAYKKDLDQFMEFINTAFGMANPEEAGHAEIRAWMVDLIEDGLEVATVNRKIATLRSFYKFLLRSEVISKDPTFKIRSLKKGRTLPAFIQEKEMLTLLEENNFAQDFEGQRDRMVMQTLYLTGIRLSELIGLKWSSVDLRQLQIKVLGKGKKFRIIPISGSLKSAILQYRKVFEDSFSIQNENDFFIVKSNREQVYPMMIYRIVKKYLNLFVRNTKSSPHLMRHTFATHLLNKGADLNAVKDLLGHASLAATQVYTHNSIEKLKAVYEQAHPKA from the coding sequence ATGCTTTTTTCATTTATCAGCTATCTAGAACACGAGAAAAGAGTAAGCCGGCACACAAGTTTGGCATACAAAAAAGACCTGGACCAGTTTATGGAATTCATAAACACGGCTTTTGGAATGGCTAATCCCGAAGAAGCAGGTCATGCAGAAATTAGGGCTTGGATGGTTGACCTTATTGAAGATGGTTTAGAAGTCGCTACAGTCAATAGAAAAATAGCCACTTTGAGGTCTTTTTATAAATTTTTATTGCGGTCTGAAGTTATCAGCAAAGACCCTACTTTTAAAATCCGCTCCTTAAAAAAGGGAAGAACCCTACCCGCATTTATTCAGGAAAAGGAAATGCTGACTTTATTAGAAGAAAATAATTTTGCTCAGGATTTTGAAGGGCAGCGGGATCGCATGGTCATGCAAACCCTGTATCTTACCGGGATAAGGTTGTCTGAATTGATAGGTTTGAAATGGTCTTCTGTGGACCTTAGGCAGTTACAGATAAAAGTCTTGGGGAAAGGTAAAAAATTTAGAATAATACCAATTTCCGGTAGCCTAAAGAGCGCCATTCTACAGTATAGAAAAGTTTTTGAAGATAGTTTTTCTATTCAAAACGAAAATGATTTCTTTATCGTTAAATCAAATAGAGAGCAAGTTTACCCAATGATGATTTATCGAATTGTAAAGAAATATTTAAATCTTTTTGTCCGAAATACCAAAAGTAGCCCTCACCTTATGAGACATACCTTTGCTACCCATTTGCTTAATAAAGGTGCAGACTTAAACGCCGTCAAAGATCTTCTGGGTCATGCAAGTCTTGCCGCGACCCAGGTTTATACTCATAATTCTATTGAGAAACTTAAGGCTGTGTACGAACAAGCACATCCTAAAGCTTAA
- the rpsU gene encoding 30S ribosomal protein S21, producing the protein MIVVNVKENESIEKALKRFKKKFDKTGVIRELRSRQAFEKPSITRRTEVIKAAYKQRMQEEEGK; encoded by the coding sequence ATGATCGTAGTAAACGTAAAAGAGAACGAATCTATCGAAAAAGCGCTAAAGCGTTTCAAGAAGAAGTTTGACAAAACTGGAGTCATCCGTGAATTGAGAAGCAGACAGGCTTTTGAAAAACCTTCTATCACTAGAAGAACAGAAGTAATTAAAGCAGCTTACAAGCAACGTATGCAAGAAGAAGAAGGTAAATAA
- a CDS encoding glycosyltransferase family 2 protein codes for MTQPEISVVITIFNEEGNIAPLLDAVYESLSAIDYELILVDDGSTDHSVEKMKALANDRTRVLVFNKNYGQTTALAGGIDHSNGKYIVTMDGDLQNDPSDIPMLLNMVREEDWDVVAGKRAKRKDGFVLRKLPSKMANWLIRHTTKVFLSDYGCSLRIYKAHIAQNMGLYGELHRFIPVLAKQEGARMTEVDVKHHPRIHGESKYGLSRTFKVIADLILMLFFQKYFQRPIHIFGTLGLFAFTGGVLVNIYLLVLKLMGEDIWGRPILLVGFILVLGGVQLITTGIVAEIIVRTYYESQDKKTYTVKAIFQGDKKEA; via the coding sequence ATGACTCAGCCTGAGATTTCCGTTGTCATTACCATTTTTAATGAAGAAGGTAATATTGCGCCCTTATTAGATGCCGTATATGAATCATTATCAGCCATTGATTATGAGCTGATATTAGTAGATGATGGATCTACAGATCACTCAGTAGAGAAAATGAAGGCTTTGGCCAATGATAGAACCAGGGTATTGGTGTTTAACAAGAATTATGGACAAACCACAGCCTTGGCAGGTGGAATAGATCATTCCAACGGAAAGTACATTGTAACCATGGATGGTGATCTCCAGAATGATCCCAGTGATATCCCTATGCTCTTAAACATGGTCCGAGAGGAGGATTGGGACGTGGTGGCCGGAAAAAGAGCCAAAAGGAAAGATGGCTTTGTACTTCGAAAATTGCCCAGCAAAATGGCCAATTGGTTAATCAGACACACGACCAAAGTATTCCTTTCTGACTATGGCTGTAGTCTGAGAATATACAAAGCACATATTGCACAGAATATGGGGCTTTATGGAGAACTTCACAGGTTTATACCCGTATTGGCAAAACAAGAAGGAGCACGGATGACAGAGGTAGATGTAAAACATCACCCCAGAATTCATGGAGAGTCTAAGTATGGACTAAGTAGAACGTTTAAGGTAATCGCTGACCTTATTTTAATGCTCTTCTTTCAGAAATATTTTCAGCGACCTATTCATATATTTGGCACCCTAGGGCTTTTTGCTTTTACAGGGGGGGTACTGGTAAATATTTATTTGCTTGTACTAAAGTTAATGGGAGAAGATATTTGGGGACGGCCCATACTTTTGGTAGGGTTTATTTTGGTGCTTGGTGGAGTGCAATTGATCACTACAGGGATAGTGGCGGAAATAATCGTAAGGACCTATTATGAATCTCAAGATAAAAAGACATATACAGTGAAAGCAATTTTTCAAGGTGATAAAAAAGAGGCTTAA